The Aminivibrio sp. genomic sequence CCTGATAAAAGCAGAAAAATAGCCGACCATTGTAAAATAGTGCTTGATTTGGCAAATGCAAAATTAAGTGAAGAGTTTTTTTATAACAGTCTCGCCCTATGTGTTATTGATGCTGTTTTTTCTCTTGGTATAAGCTATACAGCGACGCGTAATGTTGTGAAAAACTTTTGTTCCAAATTAAAGATCAAGATGTTTAGGCACCATGGAAGCAAATACCCTAAAATCGAATCTCAGTTTTCTATGGAGGCGCTGCTTTCCTTATACCAGAATCATTCTTTTGAAGAACTGGCAGACATAATCTTCAAAAACCACAATAGAACATCACCCCGAAACGGCATTCTAAAATCGGAAGCGGTGTTTCGCTTTGCCAGTGTCCTTCATACTTTTGGGGTAAACTATTTCCAAGACATACCCCTTGTGATTGAAAGCTCAAATTTCGAATCCTCAATCAAGAAAATACCCGGTCAAAGCAGTGGTCTATCAACCAAATACTTTTACATGCTTGCAGGTGGAGAGGACTTCATTAAGCCAGATAGAATGATAATCCGATTTGTTGAGTCTGTGATTCAAGAAAAAGTAGACTCAGATAAAACATCTTCTTTGATTTTGGATGCCCTTACGATTTTAAAAAAAGAGTTTCCTGCTCTGACCCCAAGAATGCTCGACCATGAAATATGGAAGTACCAACAAAATTTATAAATATATTGTAATATTTCAATTAGTATAGTAACGCTACCAACTTGTAAACACAGGTTTCGAAAACAATGAAAATAAGAGATATTTCTCCCGCTTGATTCGGACTCTCTAAGTAGAAACTGATGGAGTTCTATATAGCTATCTGCCTTTTTTTGATTATTAAGTTCCCGTAGAGCCACTTGTCTCCATTTGTAGATTCACGTTGTCAAAAAATCCTTAATTTTGCTCTATTCTTTTATCTTTTTAAAAGCGATTCTTTCATTGGTCGACGATAGAGCTTCAATACTTACACCTTTTACGGCCCAAGGGGAATTGCAGAGTTTCTCGAAATCAAAGTCGGCTTCAGGGACTGTTCTTTCCCAGCTTTTTCGGCCATTGTTGAACTTATAATGGAGCTCTTCAAGATACTGTTTTACAGGGAAAGCATTAAATACTCTAATCTCCACTATTTTTGCGCTTTCCCTTGGGAGAACGGGTGGAAATTCATCCCAGTACAATGTTTCAAGCCATTGATTCATTGAGATATTCTTCAAAAAAACGGTCTTATTTCTTTCGCTGTCACACAATAACACGAGTTCATTTTTAGCTCTCGTCAGTGCGACATAGAAAAGGCGTCTCTCTTCTTCGTGAATCTTGTCGATACTGTCGAAAATTCTTTGGAATACCCAGTTTGGATGAATCAAAGGATATCGCCCAGGCACAGCATCAACAATGATTACTGCTTCTTTTTCAAGGCCTTTGAAATTATGAACCGTAGATATTTTGATTTTTTCCTTTTGCTCCTCGTCCATAAAGGATCTCAAATGATTAAGAAAAAGATTCAATGGACTTTGGTTTTTTTTAGAGTTCTCCTTTGAACAAAAGAAACCTCTCACATTGTTTTCCCTAGAGAGCAATACAACTTCTTTTTTTTCCTTTAAGAAAGAATCAACAAGCCTCAGGACTGAGGGGATAAATTTTTTTTCTTTGTGAAGATTTGATTCAATTGTTGTTGGATGAAAATCACTCAAATATGCAACTCTCACTCGGCCAGGCTCAGTAGTCGAGGCCCTTGCAGGAGGCTTCTTTTCTTGCATTAAGGTATTCCCAAGCTGGACTATTTTCTCCGCTGATCGATAATTTGTGCTGATATCAAGTTTTTTAGGGCATGAAAAGAATTCTTCAAAGTTTTCATAGAATTTTAGATCGGATCCTGCAAATCCATTAATTGCCTGCCAGTCATCCCCGACACAAAAAAAGCTCGCAGACTCATTGAAATTCCTCATTTCGTTTAATAACGCATAAAATGGTTCAGAAAAATCCTGAAACTCATCGACTAAAACAAAACGCAAATTTTTAAGGTCACCTGTTTCCCTGCCACCCTTTCTTGAAAAACAGCTTTCACCTTTTTTCAAAAGTTCAATGGCTTCCCACATCAAACCATCAAAATCCTGTTTGTTCCTATTTCCAAGTTCTTCAAGGTAATTTGAAAAAGTAATTTTCCCAATTTCAAGGAAGACCCGTTCTGCTCCTGAGATTGTTTCATGCTGACTTATTTTTATTTCCAAATCTTCGGGACTAAAATTTAATTTACGGCAACGCTGTACGAATGATGTCATGGCTTTTGTAAAAGAATCTAAGGCCCTTACACTGATTTTTTGCCAAATCTCTTCATCATTCAATGCCTTTACCTTAATGCCTTTTTCTTTCATTCGTTCCAGAACTTTACGTGAGAACTCTTCACACCCGTCCGGAATAATATCGGATGAAGAAAAATCAAAAACAGACCATCCTCTTTTTTCTAGTGATTGTATTTCTATTTTACGGTTTGCATTTTCTTGCTCCAAAAGTTCACCGAAACCGTCATCCCCAGCTAGGTCAAAAAAATAGATAATCGCTTTTGCTTTTCCCTGGTAAATTGAAAAATATTTTTTTTCCGAAGTTTCCCGATTCCCGTATATTTTCCTTCCATACTTGTACTCAATGTCATTCTTGAACAAAGTATTTGCAATGTTTTTTTCCCCTAAGGATTCAACAAATTCACCTGCCAGCGTTTCTCGCGGCAAAGAACTTCTGTGGGGAATCAGCTCAGGAACTGGGAGATGAAAACCGCCTTTAACGATCTGCCCCCAATCGTCTTGAAAGTGGCTCAGCATTACTTCTTTTATCATGTTGAGAAAACGCTGTTCTCTCATCTGATCTCGTATTATCTCTTGAACTAAATTGCTAAGTTGGAGCCACCCTTTTTTTTCATCATCGTATAGTATTTCCTCTTCCGGGTGAACTAAGGCATGTGCAAGCGCATGAAAGGTCATGACGTACGGTATGTCCTTCCCAAGAATTGAGGCTAATCTCTTTTCCATTTCCTTTGCCGCAGATTTATTAAAAGCCAGAAGAAGCAATTGATGGGGTGATATTCCACAGTGCTTTTGCAAAAAAACGGCACGGGAGGTCAGGGTGGTTGTTTTTCCTGATCCAGCCCGGGCTACAACAAGTATATTTCCGTTAACAGCACCTACTGCAGCAGCCTGTTGTTCATCAAGCTGTCTGTTATTAAGAAGATCCTTTAGATTATCCTTTGCCCACTCCTGTACAAAATGAGCCTTTGTTTCCTGGAACTCTTGGTCAGAAAAAATTCCCCTCCAAGAACTCGATTCAAAGAAATCATCTGCTGATAGGAAATCATTTTTTAATACTGGTTGAATGCTTTTCTTAAAGGCTTCTTTATGTTTTGCCTTTTCTTCTTTATGTTTTGCCTTTTCTTCTTTATGTTTTACCTTTTCTTCTTCTTGCTTTTGTTTTTTTATTTTTTCTCTTTGGACCTGCTGTTTCTTGTTTATATCTAGAATTTTTCCAGGGATATCTACCCAAACCCACGGATTATTCTTAAGCTCCTTATAGACTGCGTTTATTATTTCTTGTCCTTCTTTAACCTCCTCCATTGACAATGGACACAATTCTTCTTGGTTTTTCAGGTATTTATTAATTTCTTCAGGCTTTATTTCTCTTCCACATTCAATCGCAACACGCACATAATCAAAAATAATTCTAATGCAGGGCAAGTTACGGGTTATACCATTCCAATGCCAGCATGTTATTAACTGCTTTAAAAGAATCATCAATTTCTCTTCATTCAAAGCGTTCACCTCGAATTACGGGGCTCTTTTCGATATTTTCTCCATTAGCATCTTCCGTAAACATAATTTACAAATCGATATCACCAAATGAAAGATCCCATCATTTTTGTATTACTTGATGAGTAATGCCATATCGAGGATTAATCTTTCAATTCAAAAGAAGCCGCAAGCACCTCCGCTATCGTTGTTACCGGAGTCAGCGTGATTGCTTCAAGCACGTAGGAAGGTAAGGCCTCCGCTTCCTTCATGTTGTCGGCGGGCAGAAGAACTTCTTTCACCCCGGCGTCGTATGCGGCCCGTATTTTCTGCTGAATGCCACCGACGGGAAGAACCTTGCCCATGATCGTAATCTCACCCGTCATGGCAAGATCGTTCCTCACGGGCGTTTTCGTCAATGCCGAGACAATACCGGCGACGAGGGTGACGCCTGCGGACGGTCCTTCCTTGGGTACCCCCATAAAGGTGGCCAAAACCGCTACATCGAATCCGTTTCTCCACTCGGCACTAATTCCGAGATCCTCGTGTTTCGCCCTTATGTATTGGGCCGCGGCCTCGATGCTCTCCCGCATGACCCGTTGTATCGATCCGAGTGGTACAATGCGCCCGGAGCCTTTCGTCGCCTGCATTTCAAAATGCAGGATGCAGCCGTGGTCTTCATCGACGGCCAGGCCTATGACCTCGCCGACCGTAGGAGCTGCGGGAAGCACTACCCGTTGGACGCGCTTGCTGTCCGGAAGTTCCGCTACGACATGTGTTCCTGAAGGGTGCAGCAACGCTCCAAGGGAGATGCGGTCGTACTCGCCCGGCGCAATCAGATGAAGCTGGTCGCGTACTCTCTGGCGCAGTTCGCAGGCCACGGTGAGGATGTCGCACAGCTCCCCGTCGGAGACCCTGCCGTCGGGATGAAGCAGCTTCAGCAGTCCCGACGCTGTTTTCATGACGGCCCGTTGGTCTCGCCCGGATACGCCGTTCGTCCGTTTCGCGTGATCCACCACTTCGAAGCGCGGCCGAAGCGCCCCCAGCAGATCGACGCGCCGAAGCTCATGCATGATTTCGCAAAAATAATCCGTTATAAAGCCGTAATCCTTCGAGTAACTGCCCGGTGTTAA encodes the following:
- a CDS encoding ATP-dependent helicase — its product is MNALNEEKLMILLKQLITCWHWNGITRNLPCIRIIFDYVRVAIECGREIKPEEINKYLKNQEELCPLSMEEVKEGQEIINAVYKELKNNPWVWVDIPGKILDINKKQQVQREKIKKQKQEEEKVKHKEEKAKHKEEKAKHKEAFKKSIQPVLKNDFLSADDFFESSSWRGIFSDQEFQETKAHFVQEWAKDNLKDLLNNRQLDEQQAAAVGAVNGNILVVARAGSGKTTTLTSRAVFLQKHCGISPHQLLLLAFNKSAAKEMEKRLASILGKDIPYVMTFHALAHALVHPEEEILYDDEKKGWLQLSNLVQEIIRDQMREQRFLNMIKEVMLSHFQDDWGQIVKGGFHLPVPELIPHRSSLPRETLAGEFVESLGEKNIANTLFKNDIEYKYGRKIYGNRETSEKKYFSIYQGKAKAIIYFFDLAGDDGFGELLEQENANRKIEIQSLEKRGWSVFDFSSSDIIPDGCEEFSRKVLERMKEKGIKVKALNDEEIWQKISVRALDSFTKAMTSFVQRCRKLNFSPEDLEIKISQHETISGAERVFLEIGKITFSNYLEELGNRNKQDFDGLMWEAIELLKKGESCFSRKGGRETGDLKNLRFVLVDEFQDFSEPFYALLNEMRNFNESASFFCVGDDWQAINGFAGSDLKFYENFEEFFSCPKKLDISTNYRSAEKIVQLGNTLMQEKKPPARASTTEPGRVRVAYLSDFHPTTIESNLHKEKKFIPSVLRLVDSFLKEKKEVVLLSRENNVRGFFCSKENSKKNQSPLNLFLNHLRSFMDEEQKEKIKISTVHNFKGLEKEAVIIVDAVPGRYPLIHPNWVFQRIFDSIDKIHEEERRLFYVALTRAKNELVLLCDSERNKTVFLKNISMNQWLETLYWDEFPPVLPRESAKIVEIRVFNAFPVKQYLEELHYKFNNGRKSWERTVPEADFDFEKLCNSPWAVKGVSIEALSSTNERIAFKKIKE